The proteins below are encoded in one region of Palleronia sp. LCG004:
- a CDS encoding ABC transporter permease produces MRAFLFLICPVLLFLGVSYLLPFLGIVQLSFTDPDPGLAQYSRVLTEDLPTGVIWRTLRLCVLVTAVSVSCAYVITLLWVRGSPLVRSITELCIMIPFWISVLSRAFGWLSMLSNRGLLNTWLQDMGLIDSAIQMTRNEFAVVVGMSHYLIPFAVFPLATAMRNVDERVLTAADGMGASRLRIFWQIFLPMTSSGILGATLLVFVFSIGFYVTPALLGGGQSVLVAELIYLWIFQIPQWGMAAAMSVVLMLGVGGILYVLMRRYGEMAK; encoded by the coding sequence ATGCGCGCCTTTCTCTTTCTCATATGTCCCGTGCTGCTGTTCCTCGGTGTCAGCTACCTGCTGCCGTTTCTGGGGATCGTGCAGCTGAGCTTCACCGACCCTGATCCAGGGCTGGCCCAGTACAGCCGTGTGCTGACCGAGGATCTACCCACTGGCGTAATCTGGCGGACCCTGCGCCTGTGCGTGTTGGTCACCGCCGTGTCGGTGAGCTGCGCCTACGTCATCACACTGCTCTGGGTGCGGGGCTCGCCGCTGGTGCGCTCGATCACCGAGCTTTGCATCATGATCCCGTTCTGGATCTCGGTGCTCAGCCGCGCGTTCGGGTGGTTGTCGATGTTGTCCAACCGTGGCCTGCTGAACACCTGGCTGCAGGATATGGGCCTGATCGACAGCGCCATCCAGATGACCCGCAACGAGTTTGCCGTGGTCGTCGGTATGTCGCACTACCTGATCCCTTTCGCGGTCTTCCCGCTCGCCACGGCCATGCGCAACGTGGATGAACGCGTGCTGACCGCCGCCGACGGCATGGGCGCCTCGCGGCTGCGGATCTTCTGGCAGATTTTCCTGCCGATGACCTCCAGCGGCATCCTAGGCGCGACCTTGCTCGTTTTCGTCTTCTCCATCGGTTTCTACGTGACGCCCGCGCTGCTGGGCGGCGGACAGTCGGTGCTGGTGGCAGAACTGATCTATCTCTGGATCTTCCAGATCCCGCAATGGGGCATGGCCGCCGCGATGAGCGTGGTGCTGATGCTCGGGGTCGGGGGCATCCTCTACGTGCTGATGCGCCGCTACGGGGAGATGGCGAAATGA
- a CDS encoding ABC transporter permease yields MNRLRPGVIATLLSGLVAVFLLMPLIAVIPVSFTSRRYLSLPDGDWSWRHYAALFEDAEWGQSLLTSVQVGLLASFLAVALAAAFCIGIWMLRPRGAGLMTGFVLLPMVAPPVVSSLTLYFFLNKMARWNDIIAYDKLGGVVLAHMVMVVPYAVVVIMVSLSQLDRRMDLAAQSMGANVPTRVFGVILPNIRFGLIGAFFLCFLLSWDEIGVTLFITSVETITLPRRMWMGLRDNVDPSIAALSVLLICVVTLLVAVRAAMLMRKERSR; encoded by the coding sequence ATGAACAGGCTTCGTCCCGGCGTCATCGCCACGCTCCTCTCGGGCCTCGTCGCGGTCTTCCTGCTGATGCCGCTGATCGCGGTGATCCCGGTCAGCTTCACTTCGCGGCGTTACCTTTCGCTGCCGGATGGCGACTGGTCCTGGCGGCATTACGCCGCGCTCTTCGAAGACGCAGAGTGGGGCCAGAGCCTTCTGACATCGGTGCAGGTCGGCCTTTTGGCCAGCTTCCTAGCGGTGGCGCTGGCGGCGGCCTTCTGCATCGGCATCTGGATGCTGCGCCCTCGCGGTGCGGGGTTGATGACCGGCTTCGTGCTGCTGCCGATGGTGGCACCGCCCGTGGTGTCTTCGCTGACGCTGTATTTCTTCCTCAACAAGATGGCCCGCTGGAACGACATCATCGCCTACGACAAGCTCGGCGGCGTAGTGCTGGCGCACATGGTCATGGTCGTGCCATACGCGGTGGTGGTGATCATGGTCTCGCTCAGCCAGCTCGACCGGCGTATGGACCTTGCCGCCCAGTCGATGGGGGCCAACGTACCGACCCGCGTCTTCGGGGTCATCCTGCCCAACATCCGCTTCGGCCTGATCGGCGCGTTCTTCCTGTGCTTCCTGCTCAGCTGGGACGAGATCGGCGTGACGCTCTTCATCACTTCGGTCGAGACGATCACCCTGCCGCGCCGCATGTGGATGGGACTGCGTGACAACGTCGATCCTTCGATCGCCGCGCTTTCGGTGCTGCTGATCTGCGTGGTGACCCTGCTGGTCGCCGTCCGCGCCGCGATGCTGATGCGCAAGGAACGCTCGCGCTGA
- a CDS encoding acyl-CoA dehydrogenase family protein gives MHFGLTEEQEMIVSTVRSFVEKEIYPHESLVERTGEVPAEIAQNIKQKCLDLGFYASNFPESVGGPGLSHVDFALVERELGRGSMALTHFFGRPQNILMACKGDQVEKYLMPAVRGEKMDALAMTEPDAGSDVRGMKCSAVRDGGDWVVNGSKHFISGAEHADFVIVFVATGVDETPRGPKKRITCFLVDRGTPGFEIARGYNSVSHRGYQNSILYFDNCRLSDAQVLGEVDGGFDVMNEWLYATRITVATNSVGRARRVYDHAVQYAAERKQFGQPIGKYQGVSFQIADMITEIDAADWLTLASAWRLDQGLPANREIASAKLYASEMLARVTDAALQIHGGMGLMDELPIERFWRDARVERIWDGTSEIQRHIISREIFRPLGA, from the coding sequence ATGCATTTTGGACTGACTGAAGAACAGGAGATGATCGTCTCCACCGTCCGTAGTTTCGTCGAGAAGGAGATCTACCCACACGAGTCGCTGGTCGAGCGCACCGGAGAGGTGCCCGCCGAGATCGCGCAGAACATCAAGCAGAAGTGCCTCGATCTGGGCTTTTACGCCTCGAACTTTCCCGAGAGCGTCGGCGGCCCGGGCCTGTCCCACGTCGATTTTGCGCTGGTCGAGCGCGAGCTTGGCCGCGGCTCGATGGCGCTTACCCATTTCTTCGGGCGCCCGCAGAACATCCTGATGGCCTGCAAGGGTGACCAGGTCGAGAAGTACCTGATGCCCGCAGTGCGCGGCGAGAAGATGGATGCGCTCGCGATGACCGAACCCGATGCCGGCTCGGACGTGCGGGGCATGAAATGCTCGGCCGTGCGCGACGGTGGCGACTGGGTGGTGAACGGCTCCAAGCACTTCATCTCCGGCGCAGAGCACGCGGACTTTGTCATCGTCTTCGTCGCCACCGGCGTCGACGAGACACCGCGCGGACCGAAAAAGCGCATCACTTGCTTCCTCGTAGACCGCGGAACGCCGGGCTTCGAGATCGCCCGTGGCTACAACTCGGTGTCGCACCGCGGCTACCAGAACTCGATCCTCTATTTCGACAACTGCCGTCTGTCGGACGCTCAGGTGCTGGGCGAGGTCGATGGCGGCTTCGATGTGATGAACGAGTGGCTCTATGCCACGCGTATCACCGTTGCGACCAACTCCGTCGGTCGGGCGCGCCGGGTCTATGACCATGCGGTGCAGTATGCCGCCGAGCGCAAGCAGTTCGGACAGCCCATCGGCAAGTACCAGGGCGTGAGCTTCCAGATCGCCGACATGATCACCGAGATCGACGCCGCCGACTGGCTGACCCTCGCCTCCGCCTGGCGTCTCGACCAGGGGCTGCCCGCAAACCGCGAGATCGCGTCGGCCAAGCTCTATGCCTCGGAAATGCTCGCCCGCGTCACCGATGCGGCGTTGCAGATCCACGGCGGCATGGGTCTGATGGACGAACTGCCGATCGAACGCTTCTGGCGCGACGCGCGGGTGGAGCGCATCTGGGACGGCACGTCCGAGATCCAGCGCCACATCATCAGCCGGGAGATTTTCCGGCCGCTGGGAGCCTGA
- a CDS encoding acetate--CoA ligase family protein, translating into MSPLGRFFSPKAVTVIGGGTWCEAVVRQCRATGFTGPIWPVHPKKSEVGGLPAYPDLASLPDVPDAAFIGVNRELTVTMARELSAMGCGGAVCFAAGFSEAVSELVDGDALQAQLVEAAGEMRVLGPNCYGIVNALDGMALWPDRHGMSRVETGVAVIGQSSNVLINLTMQRRGLPLATVVAAGNQAQTSMSDLGIALLEDPRITALGLHIEGISDLPAFEALAGRAAELGKPIVALRVGASEQAQAAAVSHTASLTGSDAGARALLRRLDIAQVDTPTELIETLKILHVTGGLRSARIASASCSGGEASLMADMGEIAGVTYPALTDTQKTGLRAALGPKVALANPLDYNTYIWGDEEALTATFTALCTAELGLGCVVVDYPRDDRFEAPDYDQVLRAVAKTREMTGTPMALVSLLSEGLPEPVAMKALEMGIVPLCGMGDALRAIRAAVTGPGRSNARADPVTLPVNGRGAARVFSEAEAKALLQGFGVRVPGSGRAGEADKAAETATRIGFPVVLKGEGIAHKTEAGAVVLNLSSAQAVTEAAAKMPAENFLVEEMITGTVAELIIGVTRDQAHGFVLTLGLGGILTELIRDTASVLIPAAREDIAAALHSLRTAPLLTGYRGRPGADIEAVIDTAMALQQLVQQHAGALHEIEINPLICRATDAVAADALIRMEE; encoded by the coding sequence ATGTCGCCACTGGGCCGGTTCTTCTCGCCGAAGGCCGTCACCGTGATCGGTGGCGGCACATGGTGCGAGGCGGTGGTGCGCCAGTGCCGTGCCACCGGCTTCACCGGGCCGATATGGCCCGTGCATCCGAAGAAATCCGAGGTCGGAGGGTTGCCCGCCTATCCGGACCTCGCCTCCTTGCCGGACGTGCCCGACGCGGCCTTCATCGGCGTCAACCGGGAGCTGACGGTGACCATGGCGCGCGAGCTCTCAGCCATGGGATGCGGTGGTGCGGTCTGTTTCGCCGCCGGCTTCTCGGAGGCGGTTTCCGAGCTTGTCGATGGCGACGCGCTTCAGGCGCAGCTGGTAGAGGCGGCCGGAGAGATGCGGGTTCTGGGGCCGAATTGCTATGGCATCGTCAATGCGCTGGACGGCATGGCGCTCTGGCCCGATCGGCACGGCATGTCGCGGGTCGAGACCGGCGTGGCGGTGATCGGCCAGTCCTCCAACGTGCTCATCAACCTGACCATGCAGCGGCGCGGCTTGCCGCTCGCCACCGTGGTCGCGGCCGGCAATCAGGCGCAAACCTCGATGTCGGATCTCGGGATTGCGCTGCTTGAAGATCCGCGCATCACCGCGCTCGGCCTGCACATCGAAGGGATCAGCGATCTGCCTGCCTTCGAGGCGCTGGCCGGCCGTGCCGCCGAACTGGGCAAGCCGATCGTCGCTCTGCGTGTCGGTGCGTCCGAGCAAGCGCAGGCTGCGGCAGTGTCGCACACGGCCTCGCTCACCGGCTCGGACGCGGGTGCTCGGGCGCTCTTGCGGCGGCTGGACATCGCACAGGTAGACACGCCGACCGAGCTGATCGAGACGCTGAAGATCCTGCATGTCACCGGCGGACTGCGCTCTGCGAGGATTGCTTCGGCCTCCTGTTCCGGAGGCGAGGCGTCGTTGATGGCGGATATGGGCGAAATCGCGGGGGTCACCTACCCGGCGCTGACCGATACACAGAAAACCGGCCTGCGCGCGGCGCTCGGGCCCAAGGTCGCGCTCGCCAATCCGCTGGATTACAATACCTATATCTGGGGCGATGAAGAGGCGCTGACGGCGACCTTCACGGCGCTTTGCACAGCGGAGCTCGGGCTTGGCTGCGTCGTGGTGGACTATCCCCGCGACGACCGTTTCGAGGCGCCCGATTACGATCAGGTCCTGCGTGCCGTTGCGAAGACCCGCGAGATGACGGGCACGCCGATGGCGCTGGTCTCGCTGCTTTCCGAGGGGCTGCCGGAGCCGGTGGCGATGAAGGCGCTCGAGATGGGTATCGTCCCGCTTTGTGGCATGGGGGACGCGCTGCGTGCGATCCGGGCTGCCGTTACCGGGCCGGGACGGAGCAATGCGCGTGCCGATCCCGTGACTCTGCCGGTGAATGGCCGCGGCGCGGCGCGGGTGTTCTCCGAGGCCGAGGCCAAGGCGCTGTTGCAAGGCTTCGGTGTGCGCGTTCCCGGGTCGGGGCGCGCCGGTGAGGCCGACAAGGCCGCGGAGACCGCAACGCGGATCGGCTTCCCGGTGGTGCTCAAGGGCGAGGGCATCGCCCACAAGACCGAAGCCGGGGCCGTGGTGCTGAACCTTTCCAGCGCGCAGGCGGTTACCGAGGCCGCCGCGAAGATGCCCGCCGAGAACTTCCTCGTCGAGGAGATGATCACCGGCACCGTGGCCGAACTGATCATCGGCGTCACGCGCGATCAGGCGCACGGCTTCGTGCTGACGCTGGGGCTGGGCGGCATCCTGACCGAGCTGATCCGCGACACCGCCTCGGTGCTGATCCCTGCCGCACGCGAGGACATCGCGGCGGCGCTGCATAGCCTTCGCACCGCGCCTCTGCTGACCGGCTACCGGGGCCGTCCCGGTGCCGATATCGAGGCGGTGATCGACACGGCCATGGCGCTGCAACAGCTGGTGCAGCAGCACGCCGGTGCTCTGCACGAAATCGAAATCAACCCGCTCATCTGCCGCGCGACGGACGCGGTGGCGGCGGATGCCCTGATCAGGATGGAAGAATGA
- a CDS encoding carnitinyl-CoA dehydratase yields MTQNVLTERRGAVLEVTLNRPKANAIDMATSRELGEIFTDFRDDPELRVAILTAQGEKFFCPGWDLKAAAEGEGADGDYGKGGFGGLQELRGLNKPVIAAVNGIACGGGLELAIGADIILAADHASFALPEINSGTVADAATLRLPKRIPYHIAMELLFTGRWFDVEEAHRWGLVNRIVPAADLMSEARKMADELAAGPPLVFAAIKEIAREAENMKFQDALNRINASQFETVEKLYRSEDQKEGARAFAEKRDPVWKGR; encoded by the coding sequence ATGACCCAGAACGTTCTAACCGAGCGCCGCGGCGCGGTGCTCGAAGTCACGCTGAACCGGCCCAAGGCCAATGCCATCGACATGGCGACCTCACGAGAGCTGGGCGAGATCTTCACCGATTTCCGCGACGACCCCGAGCTGCGCGTGGCGATCCTCACCGCGCAGGGCGAGAAGTTCTTCTGCCCCGGCTGGGACCTCAAGGCCGCCGCCGAGGGCGAGGGAGCCGACGGCGACTATGGCAAGGGCGGCTTCGGCGGGTTGCAGGAGCTGCGTGGCCTCAACAAGCCGGTGATCGCCGCCGTGAACGGCATCGCCTGCGGCGGCGGGCTGGAGCTTGCGATCGGTGCCGACATCATCCTTGCCGCGGATCACGCCAGCTTTGCCCTGCCGGAGATCAATTCGGGCACCGTGGCCGATGCGGCGACGCTGAGGCTGCCCAAGCGCATTCCCTATCACATCGCCATGGAGCTGCTCTTCACCGGGCGCTGGTTCGACGTCGAGGAAGCGCATCGCTGGGGGCTGGTCAACCGCATCGTCCCCGCCGCCGATCTCATGTCCGAGGCCCGCAAGATGGCCGACGAGCTGGCCGCCGGTCCGCCGCTGGTCTTTGCCGCGATCAAGGAGATCGCGCGCGAGGCGGAGAACATGAAGTTTCAGGACGCACTCAACCGCATCAACGCCAGCCAGTTCGAGACGGTGGAAAAGCTCTACCGCTCCGAGGACCAGAAGGAAGGCGCACGCGCCTTCGCCGAAAAACGAGATCCGGTCTGGAAGGGCCGGTAA